GGTGGGCAGATCGTGGTGCCGTTTGAACGGGCCCGCCGGCAGGCCTAGAGAAGCGGTCGGGGGCGGTCGGGGGGATGTCACGCACACAGCGGGTTGCTGTGACCGATCGGCCCGACACCTACACGGTGCTGGGCGCCGATGGCCTGCCGGTCAGGGCGGCTGAGGAGTTCTTGCAGTTTCTGCGCGATGATGAGGCCTCGCCGAACACCGTCAAGGCGTATGCGGCCGGGTTGGCGGCGTGGTGGACGGTGTTGGAACACACCGGCACGGATTGGCGTGAGATCTCCACGGGATTGTTCGGCCAGTTTCTGGCTTATCTGCGCACCGGCGATCTGCCGGGCACCGCGCGCATCGGAGCACCGCAAGGCTGGCTGAGTCCGGCGAGCACGCAGTTGCGGGCGGCGGCGGTGCTGGCGTGCTATCGCTTCCATGCCGATGCGCACGGCCTGGCTGGGCCGTATCAGCGGCTGTTCATCAGTCGCGGCAAGCGCTCCCGGTCACGGTATGTGCCGATGCTGGCCGGGGTGGGGTCGCCGCGGGTCAAGGACCGACCGGTCTACACGGTGCGCCGCGGCAACCGGGCGGCGACACCGGTGTTGTTGCCCGCCCAGGTCAGCGCGATCCTCGACGGCTGCGCCACCCAGAGTGGGCAGCAGTGGTCGGGGCCGGACTCGGGGTTGCGGGACCGGTTGCTGTTCGCGGTGCTGGCCGAGACCGGGATGCGCCTGGGTGAGGCGTTGTCGTTGCGGCACCAGGATTTTCATATCGGCGCCGGGGGCACACCGTTTATCGATGTGGCCGCGCGCCAGGACCATCCGCGCGGGGTGCGCGGTAAGACGCTGCGGGCCCGCCGGATCTATATCGGGGATGACCTGGAGGCACTGTATTCGGCATATGTGTGGCATCTGGTGGACCGCGGGGCCGATCTGGTGGTGCCGGATCTGGACACCCATTTTGTGTTCGTCAACCTGGTCCGTGGCCAGCGGTTCGCCCCGACGCGACCCGAAACCGTCTACGCCAAAGTCGATTCCCTGACCTATCGGTGCCCTGCGCTGCCGCGGCAGTGGACGCCGCACTGGCTGCGCCACACCCATGCCACCGCGCTGCTGCTCTCGGGCGCCCCGCCGCATGTGGTGATGCGCCGGCTGGGTCATGCCGACATTCAGACCACGCTGTCGACCTACGGGTGGGTCACCGAGGACGCCGAGATGCGCACCCTGGCTCAGTGGCGCAACTACGTGGCCGGATGGAAAGGCGTGCACCATGATTCCTCCGACTGATCCGCCGGCGGCGGTGACCGGGGCGGGACCGCTGGGGGCCGCGCACCCGTGGGAAGCGCAGTGGGCTCGGGTTCCCACACCGTGGCGGCGCTCGGTCTACCGGATCGCCACCGCCCCGTTTGACGAGGTGTTCGTCTTCGCAAGCCAGTACCGCCGCCCCGAATACGCCGAGACCGAACGCGACTACACACCGATGGGTGCGCCGGTGCGTTTCGGCCAGGAGATCGCCTGGTGGGTGTGGCTGTGCTGGGATCAACAGCTGCGCAAGATCGAGCCGTCGCTGCTGGGCTGGCTGGCCCGCGCGCTGCCGGGCGCAATCGCCGAGCACACCAGTCGCACCGGGTCTTCGCCGGTCAGCGTCGCTGAGCTGGACCCGACCGAGATGATGCGGCAGGCCACGCTGGTGTTTGAACGGCGCAACCACCGGTTGCCCTCGGCCGGTTCGCGGCGCAACATCGGCCACCTGATCGAGCATCTGCACCTGAGCGTGGCGGTGCGCTGCACCGAGGCCCCGTGGTGGTCGCATGACATCTGGGATCTGCGTGCTGATCCGCGGATTCCGCAACGCGATCATGAACCCAGCCACGACAAGACGGTCCGGCTGCGCGGCATCGAACCGGCCTGGCTGCGTGAAGGATTGCGGTTCTGGCTGCGCAGCGCCTTGACCTACGATCTGCTGACCTGGTCCTCGGTCACCGACCGGTGCCGCAATCTGGGATCGCAGCTGGGCCGGTTCACCCGCAGCCACGGCCACCTCGACGACCCCCTGTTCAGTACCGATCCCGATCGGTTGCGGCAGGTGTTCGTCGATTACCTGGAGTATCTGCGCTCCCCGCAGGCCGCCACCCACTCGCACCGTTTGACCGCGGGCACCGTGGCCAGCCTGCAAGCCCAAACCCAGGCGTTCTACACGTTCATGCACGATCACGCCGCCGAAGCGGCCACCGCCACCGGCAACCCCCGGTGGCGCCAAGCCACGCTGACCCACACCGCGTTGTGGTCGCCGCTGAACGCTCCGCGCCGGCGCCGCGGTGAACGCGACCTGACTTGGTATTCGACCGGGGATTTGCAGCGCATGCTGACCTACCTGGACGTGCTGGCCGCCGATGCCAAGGCCAAGGTGGTGCTGACCCGGGCGGATGGGAATCTGACCGTCCTGCCGGGCCTGGGCGATCCGCAGGCCGCGCGGGTGTGGCTGCTGCAAGCGCTGACCGGGCGGCGCGCCTCCGAAATCCTCATGCTCGACCACGACCCGCTTGAGGCGATTCCCGGACACGACCGTCCCGTGGGCAGCCAACCCGACAGTGCGGCGTTCGTGGCCCGGCTGCGCTATCAGCAGACCAAAGTCGACGGGGTCATCCCGACCATCCTGGTGGAGCAGGCCGTCGTCGACATCATCACCGAACAGCAAGACTGGCTCAAAGCCACCTACCCGCAACTGAATCCGCGGTATCTGTTTCTGGGGCTGAAAAACCAATACCGCGGCCAGCGGCCGCGGCCCTACACCACCTACCGCACGATGCTGGAAAAGCTCGACGCAATGCACTCGATGACCGATCACGCGGGCCGGCCGCTGCGGTTCACCCAAACCCATCGGCTGCGCCATACCCGGGCCACCGAGCTACTCAACGACGGCGTCCCGTTTCACGTCGTTCAGCGCTACCTCGGGCATAAGAGCCCGGAGATGACCGCCCGGTATGCGGCCACCCTGGCAGCCACCGCCGAAGCAGAATTCCTCAAGCACAAAAAGATCGGTGCACATGGCGCCGAGGTGGATATCGCCCCGCACGACATCTACGAGATGACTCAGCTGGCCGCGCGCACCGACCGGGTGCTACCCAACGGGGTGTGTCTGCTGCCGCCGCTGAAGACCTGCGACAAGGGCAACGCCCCGTTGACTGAACTAACTGACCGATTCGCGTGGCGTTTGGCCGCGTGATGCATCAGCCCCGATAACTTGCCGGCCATGCCTGAAGACCGAAAGCAAGCAAGGGATGTGGCCTGTCTAGTCGTGTCGCGTGGAGGTCGACTCGTCGCTACCGAGGATCCCGGTGAGCCATTCCAGTTAGTCGATGCCTCCGGTGTCGTCGTCGAACCGGTGTCCATGTTTCTGCGCGAGCTGCTGGCCGCCGGCCGCTCACCGGCGACGTTGCGTTCCTACGGCATGGATCTGCTGCGGTGGTGGCGCTTCCTCGACGCCGTTGACGTCGGATGGCGCCGCGCGACTCGTACAGAGGCCCGCGACTTCAGCTGTTGGATTCAGCTCGCTGTCAAACACCGGCGCACGGCCACGGCCACAGTTACGGGCCGCAATGTCGCAACAACGGAGTCGGTTGAGCCGCCGAACCCCGTCACCGGCAAGCCCGCCCTGGGACCTGGGTATGCAGCGGCAACGATCGCCCACAGCGAGACGGTGCTCCGTGGCTTTTATGACTTCCAGCGCGATACCGGTACGGGGCCTATTCTCAATCCCTTTCCTCTGGATGTCGCGCGTCGCGTCGATCGGGCTAACGCCCACCACAACCCGATGGACGCGTGGAACCGCGACCGGGTGGGGCGTTACCGCCCCAAAGTGCCGAACCGGATTCCGCGGGCGATTCCCGACGAACGGTTCAACACACTTTTCGCGGCACTGCCGTCCAACCGTGACCGCGCTCTGGTGTCGTTCTGGATCTCGACCGGAGCCCGAGCATCGGAGCTGCTGGGTGCTCGCCAGTGTGACATCGACCCGGGCCAACAGCTGATCACTGTGGTGCGTAAGGGATCCCGCGCGATCCAGCAACTGCCCGCGTCGCCCGATGCGTTCGTTTGGTTGCGGCTCTATCAAGCAGAATTGCCGGACAACCTGCCGCACCAAAAAGCGCGGCCCCTGTGGTGGACGCGGCGACAACCGTTGCGTCCCTTGTCTTATCACGCTGCCCACCGCATGTTCGAACGCGCCAATGCCGCGTTGGGTTCGGACTGGACTCTGCACGACTTACGTCACAGTGCTGCCCAGCGTATGGTGCGCGACGAGCAATTGACGTTGACCGATGTGCAATGGGTGCTCGGCCATGCACACCTGACGACCACAGAACGCTATCTGACACCCACCACTGGCGAGGTGATCGCCGGTGTGTTGGCCCACCACGCCCGTGAGGCCGGCAAGTCAGATTCACCACCGCCGCCTGCCCCCGGCTATGACCCGCAGGCGTTGAACGTGCTGTTCGGGAGGTCGCTGTGACGGTGATCAGCACCAAACACGTTGCTCGAAAATCGCTTTCGGCACCAAAAACCCCGCGGGCACAAGTAGGTGCACGCAATAAGGAGCTACGTGAGCGTTTCCAGCCCCGCCAGATCGAACACGCTTGGCCAGAGACCGAGCAATCGGCCGAAGACACACTGCGACGACTGACGTCGCCACCGTACGTCGTGGTTACAGCCCAGACGAACGCCGGGCGCCGGCGCGGCGCAACCAACCTACTGGCTTGGCTGGCGTCATTTCCCGGCGAAACCTGGCAAATGCGCTGGCAGAACAGCGGAGTTGAAAACTATCCCGGCCGTGCCTGGACCCAACTGCCGGTGGAGTGGTTAGCCAAACGCGGCCAAGCCGCCAGCTACATTCCGGGCGATCTGGCCTCGGGGCTGTTAATGCTGCTCTGCGGCGACATCATCCGCCCCAGCATGAAGTGGATGCTTACCCGAACACACGGCAAGCTTGCGCCCGCGATGGCACAGTCCAGAGACCCGGACGGCTTCGCACGGCTAGGCGTGGCCTCGATGAGCGAGTCCAGCTGCGCCGCCGATGCGCGCGTCGCGGCCACAAGGGTCGCGACCCTGTTGGCCTGCAAAGGCGGGCGCATCGCGGACATTACCGTTGGTGATTGCGTGGAATTGGTCGACACCATGCGCGAAGCGCACGCGCACGGCGGCCAGAACAAGCTCGACTTCTATCTACGGCTTCGCGCGATCGGCGTATTTGCCGAAGACGCACCGCACACACTAAGGGCTTTCGGTTTGGCGGCCGGTCGTCTGACCATCGAGGAGATGGTCGACCGATACCCCATACGATGCGAGCCGGTGCGCGACCTAATCGTCGACTACCTCCGCGAACGCCAAGCATCGCTCGACTACTCCAGTCTCGACATGACCTGTCGTACGCTGGCCGGCCTGTTTTGGGCACGGATCGAGGCCATCCACCCCGAGATCAACAACTTGCACCTGCCCCTGGACACCGCCAGGAAATGGAAGGAGGACATCGCCACGAAGAAGCGCAACGTCACTAATGCGGTCGGGGAAAAGATCGAAGTCTGTAGTCCGAGACTCAACGTCAAGGACGAAATGATGAAGGTGCGAGCCTTCTACCTCGACATCGCGCACTGGGCTGTCGACGACCCCGCCCGCTGGGCCCAGTGGGCGGCGCCATGCCCGATCAGCAACGCCGAGATCAGCCGCGTCAAGGAGCGCAAACACCGCAAGGCACGCATGGACCATCGGACCCGCGAGCGGCTTCCTGTCCTGCTGACGCTGGTGCGCAACGCAGTCGAACGTCACCGCACCGCCGAGCAACATCTCAGTGCCGCACAACAAACCCAGCCCGGGGAGGTGATTGCGGGCACTGACGGCCTGCTCCGCAGAGCCATCGTCGCGAAGTCGAAGGGCCGACAGTTCTGGGCTGAAGAGACCGCAACTGGCAAACGCCGCAACCTATCCTGCGAAGCAGACGACGCATTCTGGGCGCACGCAACCATTGAAGTGTTGCGCCTGACCGGTATTCGTTGCGAAGAGCTGCTCGAGCTCAGCCATCACAGCATCATTCAATATCGATTGCCGTCGACCGGCGAGCTGGTACCGCTCCTGCAGATCGCTCCGTCCAAGACCGACGCCGAACGGCTCCTGCTGGTCAGCCCTGAACTCGCCGACGTGCTCAGCGGCATCATCACTCGACTACGAGGGTCAGCCGCAGTAATACCCGTCGTGCCGTCCTATGACCTGCGTGAGCGGATCTGGAATCCACCGATGCCGCTGCTGTTCCAGCGTACTGTCGGCAACGAAAACCGGCCCTTCACCGCCATGGGCATCCGGAAACTGCTCGTTGACGCTCTCGCCGCCAGTGGACTCACCGACGCCACCGGCGAACCACTCACCTTCGTGCCGCACGATTTCAGACGGATCTTTGTCACCGACGCAATCATGAGCGGTCTGCCACCCCATATTGCCCAAATCATCTGCGGACACAAGACAATTGAAACCACGATGGGATACAAAGCCGTCTACCCGATGGAAGCAATCGAAGCCCATCGAGCTTTCATCGCCCGCCGGCGGGCAACCCGACCCAGCGAAGAATATCGGACCCCGACCGACGACGAATGGGACGACTTCCTCGTCCACTTCGAGAAGCGCAAAGTATCCGTTGGGACGTGCGGACGGGCGTTCGGCACACCGTGCATTCACGAGCACGCCTGTGTCCGCTGCTCACTGCTGCGGCCGGACCCAGCACAACGACACCGCCTAGAAGAGATCCGGAACAACCTGCAGGACCGGATTGCCGAGGCCAAGCTGCACGGCTGGCTCGGAGAAGTCGAGGGACTCCAGGTCAGCCTGGCCGGAGCCAACGACAAGCTCACCCAAATCGACCATCGACTGAACTCCGCGGGTCTGGTCGATCTCGGCACCCCACTTCTGCGGCCGAAGGTGTTCCCCTCATGACCAAGACATTGAGCTCGACTGGCAAGTTCAGAGAAGCCTGTCTATCGTGCGGGCATTTCGCCACCGACGCCACGCATCTGGGCGAGTTGCGTGCGCAATTGGCCGCCACCGAAGCACTGATCGCCACCCGCCGTGAGCAGTACCGGGCACGCGCCGGACGCGAGCTGACCGACGACAACATCTGGATCATCGAGCGGCGCCGCGAAATCGCCTCGCTGCAGGCCATCATCGATCGCCTCAACACACCCGGGCAGACACCAGGGCACGGATCGGTGGCCGGCGCGGGGACCGCGCCTCGGTTGCCGCTGCTGCAGATCCAGACCCGCGGGGCACACCAGTCGGCTCTCGACAAGGCCGGCCAACCGCGCCCACGCCCCGGCGGGCGGTGAGTATGCCCCGTTCCCTCGACGGGCTGCGCCGTGCTTCGACCAAGAGCCGCAACCAAGCCCGCGCCAAGATCAAAAAGGCGCTGCGCGAAATGCAACGCAAAGGCCTGACCATCA
This sequence is a window from Mycobacterium paragordonae. Protein-coding genes within it:
- a CDS encoding tyrosine-type recombinase/integrase, giving the protein MPPTDPPAAVTGAGPLGAAHPWEAQWARVPTPWRRSVYRIATAPFDEVFVFASQYRRPEYAETERDYTPMGAPVRFGQEIAWWVWLCWDQQLRKIEPSLLGWLARALPGAIAEHTSRTGSSPVSVAELDPTEMMRQATLVFERRNHRLPSAGSRRNIGHLIEHLHLSVAVRCTEAPWWSHDIWDLRADPRIPQRDHEPSHDKTVRLRGIEPAWLREGLRFWLRSALTYDLLTWSSVTDRCRNLGSQLGRFTRSHGHLDDPLFSTDPDRLRQVFVDYLEYLRSPQAATHSHRLTAGTVASLQAQTQAFYTFMHDHAAEAATATGNPRWRQATLTHTALWSPLNAPRRRRGERDLTWYSTGDLQRMLTYLDVLAADAKAKVVLTRADGNLTVLPGLGDPQAARVWLLQALTGRRASEILMLDHDPLEAIPGHDRPVGSQPDSAAFVARLRYQQTKVDGVIPTILVEQAVVDIITEQQDWLKATYPQLNPRYLFLGLKNQYRGQRPRPYTTYRTMLEKLDAMHSMTDHAGRPLRFTQTHRLRHTRATELLNDGVPFHVVQRYLGHKSPEMTARYAATLAATAEAEFLKHKKIGAHGAEVDIAPHDIYEMTQLAARTDRVLPNGVCLLPPLKTCDKGNAPLTELTDRFAWRLAA
- a CDS encoding tyrosine-type recombinase/integrase — its product is MSRTQRVAVTDRPDTYTVLGADGLPVRAAEEFLQFLRDDEASPNTVKAYAAGLAAWWTVLEHTGTDWREISTGLFGQFLAYLRTGDLPGTARIGAPQGWLSPASTQLRAAAVLACYRFHADAHGLAGPYQRLFISRGKRSRSRYVPMLAGVGSPRVKDRPVYTVRRGNRAATPVLLPAQVSAILDGCATQSGQQWSGPDSGLRDRLLFAVLAETGMRLGEALSLRHQDFHIGAGGTPFIDVAARQDHPRGVRGKTLRARRIYIGDDLEALYSAYVWHLVDRGADLVVPDLDTHFVFVNLVRGQRFAPTRPETVYAKVDSLTYRCPALPRQWTPHWLRHTHATALLLSGAPPHVVMRRLGHADIQTTLSTYGWVTEDAEMRTLAQWRNYVAGWKGVHHDSSD
- a CDS encoding tyrosine-type recombinase/integrase, which gives rise to MPEDRKQARDVACLVVSRGGRLVATEDPGEPFQLVDASGVVVEPVSMFLRELLAAGRSPATLRSYGMDLLRWWRFLDAVDVGWRRATRTEARDFSCWIQLAVKHRRTATATVTGRNVATTESVEPPNPVTGKPALGPGYAAATIAHSETVLRGFYDFQRDTGTGPILNPFPLDVARRVDRANAHHNPMDAWNRDRVGRYRPKVPNRIPRAIPDERFNTLFAALPSNRDRALVSFWISTGARASELLGARQCDIDPGQQLITVVRKGSRAIQQLPASPDAFVWLRLYQAELPDNLPHQKARPLWWTRRQPLRPLSYHAAHRMFERANAALGSDWTLHDLRHSAAQRMVRDEQLTLTDVQWVLGHAHLTTTERYLTPTTGEVIAGVLAHHAREAGKSDSPPPPAPGYDPQALNVLFGRSL
- a CDS encoding site-specific integrase translates to MTVISTKHVARKSLSAPKTPRAQVGARNKELRERFQPRQIEHAWPETEQSAEDTLRRLTSPPYVVVTAQTNAGRRRGATNLLAWLASFPGETWQMRWQNSGVENYPGRAWTQLPVEWLAKRGQAASYIPGDLASGLLMLLCGDIIRPSMKWMLTRTHGKLAPAMAQSRDPDGFARLGVASMSESSCAADARVAATRVATLLACKGGRIADITVGDCVELVDTMREAHAHGGQNKLDFYLRLRAIGVFAEDAPHTLRAFGLAAGRLTIEEMVDRYPIRCEPVRDLIVDYLRERQASLDYSSLDMTCRTLAGLFWARIEAIHPEINNLHLPLDTARKWKEDIATKKRNVTNAVGEKIEVCSPRLNVKDEMMKVRAFYLDIAHWAVDDPARWAQWAAPCPISNAEISRVKERKHRKARMDHRTRERLPVLLTLVRNAVERHRTAEQHLSAAQQTQPGEVIAGTDGLLRRAIVAKSKGRQFWAEETATGKRRNLSCEADDAFWAHATIEVLRLTGIRCEELLELSHHSIIQYRLPSTGELVPLLQIAPSKTDAERLLLVSPELADVLSGIITRLRGSAAVIPVVPSYDLRERIWNPPMPLLFQRTVGNENRPFTAMGIRKLLVDALAASGLTDATGEPLTFVPHDFRRIFVTDAIMSGLPPHIAQIICGHKTIETTMGYKAVYPMEAIEAHRAFIARRRATRPSEEYRTPTDDEWDDFLVHFEKRKVSVGTCGRAFGTPCIHEHACVRCSLLRPDPAQRHRLEEIRNNLQDRIAEAKLHGWLGEVEGLQVSLAGANDKLTQIDHRLNSAGLVDLGTPLLRPKVFPS